ATAAAATTAAGTCGAGCCGATGTGCCATCTGCTGATCATTTTCACTTAAGGCTTTAAGCTTTTGCTTAGTAGATTCAAATCGGTGATATACTGCTTGGTACTCACTGAGTGAAACAGCGATCTCCTCTATACCAAATTGATCTAGCAGTGGTAAATGTCTCGTTTCGTCCATTAATTCCTGATGTTCATGTTGGCCATGAATATCGACAAGTGCTCCTCCGATTTCCCTAAGCGTTGCAATGGTCACGAGTTTCCCATTGATTCGGCAAACACTCTTTCCAGACCGTGAAATGTCACGGCGTAATACAACCATTCCTTCCTCTATATAAATGCCAAATTCATTAGCCTTCTTGAAAATAGGGTGGTGTGAATCATCGATTTGAAATAGTCCTTCAATTTCTGCCTTTTCTTCACCGTGGCGGACAAATTCAGCGGATCCTCTCCCCCCGACTAACAGATGAATGGCATCAATAATAATTGATTTTCCTGCTCCTGTTTCTCCTGTTAGGACGGTTAATCCTTTATGAAAAGAAATGGACAAGGATTCAATTATGGCAAAATTTTTGATTGAAAGTTCTGCTAACATGGAATACTCCCCCAGACCTACAGCATATCAAGGAACCTTTTTGTAATTGTCTCTGTATCCTCTGTTGTACGGCAAATAATAAGGAGTGTGTCATCCCCGCAAATGGTTCCTAATATTTCATCCCAATCAAGGTGATCGATTAATGCTCCAATTGCCATAGCATTACCAGGCAAGCTTTTCATTACTAATAAATGGCCTGCTGAGTCAATACTGACAAAAGCATCCATCATAGCCCGCTTAAGTTTCTGTAACGGGTTAAATCTTTGGTCCGCAGGAAGACTGTATTTATAACGGCCATCGCTTAATGGCACCTTCACAAGGTGAAGCTCTTTAATGTCCCGGGACACAGTGGCCTGTGTCACATTGTATCCGGCACTCCTTAGTTCATCTACTAGTTCATCCTGTGTTTCTATATCATTACCTGCAATGATTTCTCGAATTTTAATATGTCGTTGACCTTTATTCATGTTTCCACCTCATAGTACTGCCGAGTAATTTGACGAAGTATGTCTCTTCTATCCATATGTTAGCCCATTTTATATCAGTTGTACATTTTTTATTTATAAAAATACAGTGAAATAAATAAAAGGATAAGCCGCAGCCTATCCATTTTACTCATTTTTTGAATGAAACTCCATATGGGCTTCTTTAACCACTTCATCTGGAGATTTTGAAAGTAAATTTGCTCCAGAATCCCTTTCACCTTCCCATTTAAGGTGGAGCAGAAATTCGATATTTCCATCGCCACCGGTTATCGGTGAATAGGATAAGTTCATAATACTATACCCTTGTAGCACAGAAAAATCGATGATTTTTTCAATAACCTGACGATGAACGTTTTCATCGCGAACAATTCCTTTTTTACCTACCTGTTCCCTTCCTGCTTCAAATTGAGGTTTGATCAGTGCAATAATATCACTTCCCGGAACGAGAAGGGTTTTTAATACTGGCAGGATGAGGGTTAACGAGATAAATGACACGTCAATCGTTGCGAAATTCGGCATTTCTCTCGTTAAATCACTAGTTGTAACATAACGGAAATTGGTTCTTTCCATTACCACAACGCGTTCATCCTGACGCATCTTCCAAGCAAGCTGATTATAGCCCACGTCTAAGGCATAGGACAATTTGGCGCCGTTCTGCAGCGCACAATCGGTAAACCCTCCTGTGGAGGCGCCAATGTCTATAACTGCTTTTTCATTTACACTAACATCAAATACTTTTAAGGCTTTTTCCAGTTTTAATCCCCCACGACTTACATAGGGAAGGACATTGCCTTTTACGGTCAGGGGAATTTCGGTTTTTACTTTTTCACCAGGCTTATCCAGCCGCTCTTCGTTTGAATAGACTAATCCGGCCATGATCGCTCTTTTAGCTTTCTCCCGCGTTTCAAATAAGCCTCTCTCCACTAATAAAACATCTAAACGTTCTTTATTTTTCATTGTTATGCCCTTTGCTGTTTTTTTCGAGCTAAAATTGAAATTCTCTTGACCACTTCTTCAGTAGTCAATCCGATTTCTTCAAGAAGCAAACCAACATCGCCATGTTCGATATAGTGGTCAGGAATTCCCATTCGATCAATTTGCGTATGATAATATCCTTGAGTTTGGGCATACTCCAGAACAGCACTGCCGAATCCGCCTTGCAAAACAGCTTCTTCTATTGTGAGAATTGGAATATGTTCATCTAAAATTTTTGTTAGCAATTTACCATCAAGAGGTTTAATAAATCTGGCATTAATGACCTTTACGGATAAGCCAAGCTTTTCAAGTTTCATGGCTGCTTCCATAGCCATCGGAATGGTTGTACCAAAGGTTAGGATAGCCGCATCGTCACCTTCTTTTAATACTTCCCAGGAACCTATTGGGATATTACGTAATTCTTGATCCATTGGCACACCAATCCCATTACCGCGCGGGAACCTCATAGCAATAGGGCCACCATCATAATTCAATGCCGTATATACCATGTGTTGGCCTTCATTTTCATCTTTCGGCATCATTAACACAATATTGGGTACATGCCTTAGAAACGCAATATCAAAAACACCTTGATGAGTTTCACCATCAGCACCAACTAAACCGGCACGATCAATACCGATAAAAACATTTAAATTTTGGCGGCAAATATCATGGACAACCTGATCATATGCTCTTTGTAAAAAGGTAGAGTAAATCGCTAAGAACGGCTTCATGTTTTGAGATGCCAGCCCAGCTGCGACAGTAGCAGCATGCTGCTCAGCAATTCCTACATCATACATTCGATCAGGAAATTCGCTTGCAAAACCTTCAAGCTTTGAACCCACTGGCATTGCCGGAGTAATAGCTACAATTCGCTGATCATCGCGCGCTAATCTTCGTACTGTTTCACTCACTAGACTACTCCATGCAGGCGGCTGCTTTTTAGACGGTTTAACAAACGCTCCAGTATCCATCTTATACGGACCTGTTCCATGCCAAGTACCTGTTTTGTCCGATTCGGCAGGATGAAATCCTTTTCCCTTCTTTGTAATAACATGAAGAAGTACGGGACCCTCTGTCTTTTTCGCATAACTGATATTCTCAAATAATGAAT
Above is a genomic segment from Neobacillus endophyticus containing:
- the ahrC gene encoding transcriptional regulator AhrC/ArgR encodes the protein MNKGQRHIKIREIIAGNDIETQDELVDELRSAGYNVTQATVSRDIKELHLVKVPLSDGRYKYSLPADQRFNPLQKLKRAMMDAFVSIDSAGHLLVMKSLPGNAMAIGALIDHLDWDEILGTICGDDTLLIICRTTEDTETITKRFLDML
- the dxs gene encoding 1-deoxy-D-xylulose-5-phosphate synthase; this translates as MDLLSIKDPSFLKGMTNKDLESLSQEIRNFLIEKLSVTGGHIGPNLGVVELTIALHKCFDSPTDKIIWDVGHQSYVHKILTGRANEFDSLRQYKGLCGFPKRSESAHDVWETGHSSTSLSAAMGMAIARDLKKENYFVVPVIGDGALTGGMALEAMNHIGHEKKDMIVILNDNEMSIAPNVGALHNILGQLRTAGKYQWVKDELEVLLKKVPAVGGKLAATAERVKDSLKYLFVSGMFFEELGFTYLGPIDGHNFDSLFENISYAKKTEGPVLLHVITKKGKGFHPAESDKTGTWHGTGPYKMDTGAFVKPSKKQPPAWSSLVSETVRRLARDDQRIVAITPAMPVGSKLEGFASEFPDRMYDVGIAEQHAATVAAGLASQNMKPFLAIYSTFLQRAYDQVVHDICRQNLNVFIGIDRAGLVGADGETHQGVFDIAFLRHVPNIVLMMPKDENEGQHMVYTALNYDGGPIAMRFPRGNGIGVPMDQELRNIPIGSWEVLKEGDDAAILTFGTTIPMAMEAAMKLEKLGLSVKVINARFIKPLDGKLLTKILDEHIPILTIEEAVLQGGFGSAVLEYAQTQGYYHTQIDRMGIPDHYIEHGDVGLLLEEIGLTTEEVVKRISILARKKQQRA
- a CDS encoding TlyA family RNA methyltransferase; this encodes MKNKERLDVLLVERGLFETREKAKRAIMAGLVYSNEERLDKPGEKVKTEIPLTVKGNVLPYVSRGGLKLEKALKVFDVSVNEKAVIDIGASTGGFTDCALQNGAKLSYALDVGYNQLAWKMRQDERVVVMERTNFRYVTTSDLTREMPNFATIDVSFISLTLILPVLKTLLVPGSDIIALIKPQFEAGREQVGKKGIVRDENVHRQVIEKIIDFSVLQGYSIMNLSYSPITGGDGNIEFLLHLKWEGERDSGANLLSKSPDEVVKEAHMEFHSKNE